Proteins from a single region of Candidatus Zixiibacteriota bacterium:
- a CDS encoding zf-TFIIB domain-containing protein: protein MNCIVCNEPMVVLELDEVEIDHCLACGGTWLDSGELEAILENPREVREMLGEMAKGAAHKRSDRNCPICLKKMEYVTVGKSVEVRLDKCPQGHGLWFDKGELEQILHLFDTDRHSKVHGLLREMFKNK, encoded by the coding sequence ATGAATTGTATAGTCTGCAATGAGCCGATGGTAGTTCTGGAACTGGATGAAGTCGAAATCGACCATTGTCTTGCCTGCGGCGGCACCTGGCTTGATTCCGGTGAACTGGAGGCGATTCTCGAAAATCCGCGGGAGGTCAGGGAGATGCTGGGAGAAATGGCGAAGGGAGCCGCGCATAAACGGAGCGATCGTAACTGCCCCATTTGCCTGAAAAAGATGGAATATGTAACGGTCGGGAAATCGGTGGAAGTCCGCCTGGATAAATGCCCGCAAGGACATGGTTTATGGTTTGATAAAGGAGAGCTGGAGCAGATTCTGCATTTGTTCGATACCGACCGCCATAGCAAGGTGCACGGTTTATTGAGAGAGATGTTCAAGAATAAGTAA
- a CDS encoding LemA family protein has product MSSLLIILGLLVVLVFVLIGMYNTLVRLRNQVKNAWSQIDVQLKRRHDLIPNLMETVKGYMVHERTTLENITAARSRAMSAETVGDKAKAEGELSGAMSKFFLVVENYPDLKANQNFLALQEELTSTENKIAFSRQAYNDQVLYYNNKIQMFPSSVIAGMFGFQQSEFFEVEDKGEREAPKVSFS; this is encoded by the coding sequence ATGTCATCATTGCTTATTATTCTGGGTCTGTTGGTCGTGCTGGTTTTTGTTCTGATCGGCATGTACAACACGCTGGTACGGCTTCGCAATCAGGTGAAGAATGCCTGGTCGCAGATTGATGTCCAATTAAAACGGCGACACGATTTGATACCGAATCTGATGGAAACGGTCAAAGGTTATATGGTGCATGAGCGGACGACGCTGGAAAATATCACGGCGGCCCGCAGCCGGGCGATGAGCGCCGAGACGGTCGGCGACAAAGCCAAGGCCGAGGGGGAACTGAGCGGCGCCATGAGTAAGTTTTTCCTGGTCGTCGAAAATTATCCCGACCTGAAGGCCAACCAGAATTTCCTGGCTCTGCAGGAAGAGTTGACCTCGACCGAGAACAAGATTGCTTTTTCGCGGCAGGCATACAATGATCAAGTCCTGTACTATAACAACAAGATTCAGATGTTTCCCTCCAGTGTGATTGCCGGGATGTTTGGATTCCAGCAGTCGGAATTCTTTGAGGTGGAGGACAAAGGGGAGCGTGAAGCCCCGAAGGTCAGTTTTTCCTAA
- a CDS encoding M48 family metallopeptidase produces the protein MWELIQQNRTKSLVLFVLMGCCLVLLGYFIGAAYMPKNGGAAGITIALALWLVLSLISFFAGDSIVLSSSGAREITRDIHPQLFNIVEEMKIAGSLPAMPKIYVIDEAAPNAFATGRKPEKAAIAVTTGLLSRMNRDELQGVIAHETSHILNRDILFMTFAGVMLGGIVLISEVFLHGLWFSGGSSRRYRSGDSKDGGQAIIMIVAIVFAILAPILARLLYFAISRRREYLADASAVRLTRYPEGLASALEKISTSSEDMRRVSKATAPLYIVNPLKAKGMKMADWTSTHPPISERIRILRAISQGASLIAYQEAFGAVKGKGARVIPASGLKDTTPIPIRPASGAGAEPLKKPKRTDLGDLTRAINGFLFLTCLCGLKIKVPPDFKKASLPCPRCGRTVSVPVAELATVGAVLDTVTQSAAQPLSNYTRKGRGWESFACACGNTLQVSPTSESTSVTCGKCGRETVIK, from the coding sequence ATGTGGGAATTAATTCAACAGAATAGGACCAAATCGCTGGTTTTATTTGTACTGATGGGGTGCTGCCTGGTGCTCCTGGGGTACTTCATTGGCGCCGCCTATATGCCCAAGAACGGCGGCGCAGCAGGAATCACCATTGCGCTGGCGCTATGGCTGGTGCTGTCGCTGATCAGTTTTTTTGCCGGGGATTCGATTGTGCTCTCCAGCAGCGGCGCGCGGGAGATAACCCGCGACATTCATCCACAGCTTTTTAATATTGTCGAGGAGATGAAAATCGCCGGGAGTCTTCCGGCGATGCCGAAGATCTATGTCATTGATGAGGCGGCGCCCAATGCCTTCGCCACCGGACGCAAGCCGGAAAAAGCAGCTATTGCGGTCACGACCGGACTTCTCTCGCGCATGAACCGGGATGAACTTCAGGGAGTGATCGCCCACGAAACCTCGCACATTCTCAACCGCGATATTCTGTTCATGACTTTCGCCGGTGTCATGCTGGGGGGGATTGTACTTATATCGGAGGTATTCCTGCACGGGCTCTGGTTTTCGGGCGGGTCGTCGCGACGGTACCGTTCGGGCGATTCCAAGGACGGGGGGCAGGCGATAATCATGATTGTCGCCATCGTCTTTGCCATACTGGCGCCTATCCTGGCCCGGCTTCTCTATTTCGCCATTTCGCGTCGGCGGGAGTATCTGGCGGATGCCTCGGCGGTGAGGTTGACACGCTATCCGGAGGGGCTCGCTTCGGCCCTGGAAAAAATATCCACAAGCTCCGAGGATATGCGGCGTGTGAGCAAAGCGACGGCACCGCTCTATATTGTCAATCCCCTTAAAGCAAAAGGGATGAAGATGGCTGACTGGACCAGCACTCACCCGCCTATTTCGGAACGAATTAGAATCCTGCGGGCCATTTCGCAGGGGGCAAGTCTGATTGCCTATCAGGAAGCCTTTGGTGCGGTCAAGGGAAAAGGTGCACGGGTGATACCGGCCTCGGGTTTGAAAGACACGACGCCGATTCCGATACGTCCGGCTTCCGGTGCGGGAGCGGAGCCATTGAAGAAACCGAAACGGACCGACCTGGGCGATCTTACCCGTGCCATCAACGGTTTTCTCTTTCTGACCTGTCTCTGTGGTCTGAAAATAAAGGTGCCGCCCGATTTCAAGAAAGCGTCACTTCCCTGCCCGCGCTGCGGACGTACCGTCTCCGTCCCGGTCGCCGAACTCGCCACGGTAGGTGCGGTTCTGGATACGGTCACGCAGAGCGCTGCGCAGCCCCTTTCCAATTACACGCGCAAGGGAAGAGGATGGGAGTCATTTGCCTGCGCCTGCGGGAATACGCTTCAGGTGTCACCGACTTCGGAGAGTACTTCTGTCACTTGCGGCAAATGCGGCCGCGAAACAGTCATTAAATAG
- a CDS encoding NAD(P)H-dependent oxidoreductase produces MFSIPIILGSTRRGRQSPKVARFIYDRMKRTGKIETEILDLLEYNLPIMEERLKFRDDPPPRLQEFADKIIGADAVVVVSPEYNSGYPGVLKNCIDYLQSEWKRKPIGIVSVSGGPFGGLNCLAQLRLVFLQMGAWPIPVGLPILKVQESFADDGTPADPIYEKSAASFIEELLWFTEAVTVQKNKSL; encoded by the coding sequence ATGTTTTCAATCCCCATCATACTGGGAAGTACCCGTCGCGGGCGGCAAAGCCCCAAGGTGGCACGGTTTATATATGATAGAATGAAAAGGACCGGCAAGATTGAAACGGAGATTCTCGACCTTCTGGAGTACAATCTCCCGATCATGGAAGAGCGTTTGAAGTTTCGTGATGATCCGCCGCCGCGGCTTCAGGAGTTCGCCGACAAGATTATTGGGGCCGATGCCGTTGTCGTTGTCTCGCCGGAGTACAACAGCGGCTATCCGGGTGTACTTAAGAACTGTATCGATTATCTTCAGTCGGAGTGGAAAAGAAAGCCGATAGGAATTGTCTCGGTTTCCGGCGGGCCGTTTGGAGGGCTGAATTGCCTGGCGCAGTTGCGGTTGGTTTTCCTGCAGATGGGTGCATGGCCGATTCCGGTGGGGCTGCCGATTCTGAAAGTGCAGGAGAGTTTTGCCGACGACGGCACACCGGCGGATCCAATATATGAAAAGTCGGCAGCATCTTTCATTGAAGAGCTGCTTTGGTTCACCGAGGCTGTCACCGTGCAGAAAAATAAGTCATTATAG